A segment of the Rattus norvegicus strain BN/NHsdMcwi chromosome 16, GRCr8, whole genome shotgun sequence genome:
CCCAAAGGCAGCAGTGACAAGTAGCCTGTCTCCAGGGAAGGCAACAAAGGATGATACAGTGAGAAAACAATGTCAGAAACCAGGGATTGCTCTTGGAAGCATCAgggctttaaaaagaaagtttaaaaagtgTCAGagagccaggagtggtggtacaCATTTACCACCCAGGACGTGGGAAGCAGCAGACACAAAGGCCACCGTAAGTTCAAGGTTTCGTGAATATCAGGTTCTCCCGGAGTCGTGGGGGAAtctcaaacaaaaacccaaaacacttcTAGCTTTCACAGTGCTAGAAGGCTTAGCAAAACTAGCTACCACGGATCATAACCATCTGCGAATCAGGCGCCACAATGACTGGCCTAGCAAGACACACCCACTCGTGCAATAGAGGTATGAACATGGCCGGAGTGACCACCCGCCTTCTGGTTGGACTCGAGTCCTAGTCCATGAGACGAACCCATatctgacactgttactgagccAAGAACCTATGACTAGATAGGACATAGGCACTGGAGGAGAGCCTGCTGCTATTGTCTGTTAAAGGCAGAACACGGAACTGACCCCTAATGACTTATTCTTGTATCTATAGATCTCCTGAGAACTAGAAATTAGAGGATGCTCAGCTGTCAAGGGAATGTATACGCCATACCCCTTCCCCCAAGGTTTTGGGGTCACTGCAGGGGAGGGTGTGGAAAGAGTGTAAGGGATGAAGGCAGTGGATGACTACAAGAAACATCCTCTAGACACAGAAGGGGAGCTGCACACATCAATTGTGACAGCAGGCATAAGACCTGTGCAAAcccaagccagacaaaatcccggTATAGAGAGGGGAATTGGGTACAGTACAGCCGTGGCATGGATGGCAACTGtcagctgctgggagagagaaaaatggtttttattgtttataaaattGTATTCCCAGATTAGAACTATACTCTAATGGAAGACCACACATTCAAGAAtatttgaggggctggggatttagctcagtggtagagcgcttacctaggaagcgcaaggccctgggttcggtccccagctccgaaaaaaagaaccaaaaaaaaaaaaaaaagaatatttgggcagcacaaattggtctttataggttaaaaaagaaaataaagtcagaGTTGGGTGGGTGGACCTGGGAAGAGTTGGGTACCTGAGTGTGATCAAAACacagtctgggctggagagatggctcagcggttaagagcacccacccgactgctcttccagaggtcctgagttcaattcccagcaaccacatggtggctcacaaccatctgtaaagagatccgacgcccttttctggtgtgtttgaagacagttacagtgtacttatatgtgataaatgaataaaaaatcttaaaaaatatttaaaaacaaacaaaaaaaaacacactgtCTGAAATATGAGCCTTCAaagaattagagagagagagagacagagagagagagacagagagagagagacagagagagagagacagagagagagagacagagagagagcacaaagttgggggaagagctggaagagctgGGAGAGGGAGTGACTAtgattaaattatataaaattctcaaaaaacattttaaaaaatgctactttaaaaaagaagtacggggggggggggggctggggatttagctcagtggtagagcgcttacctaggaagcgcaaggccctgggttcggtccccagctccgaaaaaaagaacaaaaaaaaaaaaaaaaaaaaaaaaaaaaaaagaagtacagggctggagagatggctcagcagttaagagcactgactgctcttccagaggtcctgagttcaattcccagcaaccacatggtggctcacaaccatctgtgatgggatctgatgccctattctggtgtgtctgaaggcagtggcagtgtgctcacatacattaagtaaatgcatgcatgcatgcatgcatacatacatacatgcatagttTTAAAAAGTACTGTAGAAAATTTGGAAAGACATAGAAGGGTGCAACTACAGCCATTCCCtagtgtgtcctgtgtgtgcttGCCTCCTCGCCATTCCCtggtgtgtcctgtgtgtgcttGCCTCCTCACCTTGCTCTTTTCCCATATTCAGTCTGACTATGCAGCTCAGGTTGATTTCAAACTCTCAgatactggggttacaggttcagGCTACTGGAcacagcttgcttgcttgcttgcttgcttgcttgcttccttccttccttccttccttccttccttccttccttcctccctccctgcctgcctgcctgccttccttccttcctcccttccttccgcccttccttccttccttccatccgtccttctttcaggtttatttttaattagatgtGTTTGTGGGAGGGTATGTGCACATAAATGCAGGTGCACTTGGAGAGCACAAGTGTTGGATCCTCCTGGAGGCAGGATGACAGGTAAgcctgtgagccacctgatgtgggtgctgggaactgaaaggtcttctgcaaaagcaggaagcgctttagccactgagccatctcttcagccccaccaTATTGCTTACGGTTAGTGCCATGGCAAACAGTTTCCTTGTTTCTGTCCTTTAGTATTTTAGTCACTACACAACATTCCATCAGGCAGTTAAGTTACTGCTTAGCCATTAGCTATTCAGATTATTTACGGCAACCTTTTAACTTACTGACTGACGGACCTGTAGGGAGATGCTGCAGcctgcatggaggtcagagaacaacttgtgggagttggtgtTCTCCTTCCACAGCGTGGATCCTGGAGCTCAAACTCTGGGGCCCAGGCTAAGTGGCCAGCACCTTTCCGTGCTGCACCGTCTCACCAACAGTTCATCTCACCACAGTCCCGTTTTGTTCCATTGTTGTTCTGAGACCAGGTTGTACTACATAGtcctgactagcctggaacttcCTACTAGAGCAGGCTAGTCTTGGTCACGAAGAttacctgctcctgcctcctaaatgctgggattaaaggcatgtgcgaCCATACCTAACTCCAACGTCTCTTAAACTTGTTACCATGAGGAACTAAAACTCCTTGGTTGGTGAAaatctgcatgtgtgtgggtgtgtaatggggaggcagtgtgtgtgtgtgtgtgtgtgtgtgtgtgtgtgcgcgcgcgcgtgcgcaagTGCACACTATATGTCTACTGGCCAGAGGACAAACTCAGGTGTCATTCCTTGTGCTGTCTGCCTTTTGGAGATggtatttcacttgcttggaggCTGCCAATTAGGGTAGACTAACTGGCAGCCAACCCAAGGAcctccacttcccaaatgctagaaaggaagtgtgtgccaccacactcagctcccAAGAGTAGTTCATCCCCTAACACCTTTAATCTTTAAGAAATTATTTCCCTCATttttgaggaaaaagagaaatctCTAATTCACTCTCCCTCTTGGGAATTTTCTTCTAGAGAAATGAGTATTAAATCTCTATTACGTGTTATAGACATAGCATGCATGACATAGTTTTTTGAAGGACACATACAAAGCTCTATGAAAATTCATCCCATTTATTATGTTTTgcctttttcaaatttatttttctaaaaaacaGTATCAAATTAAAATGCCATATTCtagttttaagaaagaaaaaaaaaaaccccacttgACAGCCAagagttcaagggcagtctggtctagcaagattctgtctccaaaaaataaataaaataaaataaaataaaaataaataagtagataaacCCAGCGACTCCCAGGGGCTGGCAGAGGGAACGGGTCCTTACCTTTCTCAGCTTCTCTGGAGAAAATTCTAAGCCAACCAGAAACAGAGTAAAGAAGACGCCAAATTCTCCTAATGTCTCCACCTGTACAATAGACTGAGCAACAAGAAGGCAGattatttaatgtttaatttaCTTAGTATACCTCACCAGAAGAATGTGTGCTCaattacagagaaacagtctCTAGCCTCTTCCCCCAAAAACCAGCACATTTTCAAAACGGAAATGGATTTTGTGAATTTCTCTTATATCTGAGATATCTTTTTTACATCCTTAAggtgtttcacacacacacacacacacacacacacacacacacacacacacacacacaatttttcttGATTTGCCAGAGGATTATTTACTTTCATTACAGTTTCTATGAAGAAACTGCTGTGGGGTTCGCTGACTTTCACATACAAGGTGGCCATTCTGTCTCCCTCATTAACTTCTTTCCTGAGCTTCCGTCCGGGGAGAAGGAGGCACCAAAGCTGAGTTTAATGTCAGTTCACACTGATTTGTTTGTTGAGCATGTCTGAGTTTTTGATGTGTAGGGTTGGatatataggtatgtgtgtgtgtgtgtgtgtgtgtgtgtgtgtgtgtgtatggtgcgttgtgtgtgtatggtgtgttgtgtgtgtatgtgtgtgttgtgtgttgtgtgtgtgtggtgtgtgttttgtggtgtgttgtgtgttgtgtgtgtgttgtgtgtgtgttgtgtgtgtgttgtgtgtatggtgcgttgtgtgtgtatggtgtgttgtgtgttgtgtgtgtatgtgtgtgttgtgtgttgtgtgtgtgtggtgtgtgttttgtggtgtgttgtgtgttgtgtgtgtgttgtgtggtgtgttttgtggtgtgttgtgtgttgtgtgtgtgttgtgtggtgtgttttgtggtgtgttgtgtggtgtgtgtgttgtgtggtgtgctttgtggtgtgttgtgtggtgtgtgtgtgtggtgtgttgtgcggtgtatgtgtggtgtgttgtgtgttgtgtgtgtgtggtgtgttttgtggtgtgctgtgtgtgtgttgtgtgtgtgttgtgtgtgtatggtgtgttgtgtgtgtgttgtgtggtgtgtgtatatgtgtgtatgtgtgtggtgtgttttgtggtgtgctgtgtgtgtgttgtatgtgtgttgtgtgtgttgtgtgttgtgtatgttgtgtgtgttgtgtgtgtgtatggtgtgttgtgtgttgtgtgctgtatgttgtgtgtgtgttgtgtgtgtgtgtgtgtgtatcttttgactcatttgccttttgtttttagcACTGTCATATTGAAGGGAAAGAGACAGGACAACAGGTTTAAGCTCTGCTGTGGTTGGTCCCTGTGCCCTAGCTGCCAGCTTGCTTGTCCTTGCTGCTTGTGCCGTCTGCTCACCTGACTGTTCTATTTCTACCGTGCCTCTTGTTTACGATGCTTCTGTTTGGGCCATCCGCAAGTCTGTCTTTCACCTGTGGAATTTATCCACTTACTGATAAAGCTGACGTTATTTCCTTGACATCCTGATTTGAGCTTCCTCGctgttgcttctatttccctgcGATTTGGTCAGACCGTAGCTGTGATGCCCAAATGATACACTTGCACCTCCGTTTGTCAACTTCATAATGCAGGCACCAACTTCCAGTAGGAACGGTTACTGCTCTGGTTCTCCTGACCTCATCCCACCTTTAGCTAGGATGCTCTCGGGCCTTTCCTCACAAGCACATTACGTTCTCATGGTCCGGCTGATCTGCCAGAGCTCGCAGGACCCAGGTGCTTCGTGGCCCAGTTATTTTGATGTAATGGGTGCTTGTGAGTACTCCCGAGTGTCTGCTCTTATCCTCAACACTCTAGGTGGAGAGGGATGCTCCACTCAATCTTATTACACTGTTCTAGGTCAGTGCAAGTGCTTGTTCCAAACAGGAATCTGCACAGCTCACTGTGCTGGGGAGCCTTTGAGCACCCACAGGATGGAGGGCTGCCTTCACAGCAGATGGACTTCTTCCTGGAAGGCTCAAAGCTTTGAGCCTGAGCAGGCTACACAGACAGCTCTTTTCCTGGCCAAAAATCATCTGTTGCCACTGAGCTCTTCTAACCCGGTTCAAGAACTTAGGACTGGAGCAGCCTGCAGGTTCCCTGGGTACCACTTGCTTCTATTCCCCTAGGGTGTCTCAGTGACACGAGGATTTCaaggctgctcctgggccctcctggGTCATTTCCTCCTCCAGGTGAACTCCCGGCACGAACCCTGAGTGTCCTCTCCCACTGTTCCCACCTAAGTACACTTAAGTTACATACTCAGCATGCTCCAGGACCCTTCTTTGCTGCCAGAGTGCATCTATTTCCTGGTGACAGGGAGTGGTGCCTGCTCCACCACAGATGGCTTCAGCAAAAGAAACCCTTATCTCTACTGTCTCTTGAGCCTAGGACTTCAGTCAGCTGAACTGCATGAAATTACACTGAGACCACCATTTCCAGTTGACCTCTTGTCTGAATGGCTGTCTGGATAATGCAGGCCATTATACCACCAgtccttttaaaatattgatataaTTTAAAGAGACAAATCACTTGTCATCAAACCACCCTGCATGGAGAAATGAAACGCTCCGACAGATTAAAGACCATGTCAAGGGTACCCTTGGCTGGCATCTGCACCTTCTGGCTCACATCTACTTAGTTTCCATTCCTGTTTCTTTCCATCTTGTAAGACACACTAACGCAGGACTACTCTTACCTTAATACTGTTCAGTCCTGAAGGCCCCAGAAGCACGCCACAGATTATATACCCGAACATCGTAGGCAGTCCTATTGTTGTACACAGCCAGCCACACGGCAATGACAGCATTCCTATAGTCACGATATCctgacacagaaagaaaaagtcaacACCCAGGGAGGTGGGCTGGGAGGGTGGGGTGGAATGAGGGTTCTGATTTCCTCTTATCTCATGAGAATAACAAGCAAACAATGGAGTAAGAGTGAGATCCTCACGACTGCTATGCCTCACAGAGAAGCCGAGAGAGAACCTTAAGTTGTACTCTAAGAGATGACGTTCAGTCCTGATAGGACCCGTCTGTATGTCCAAGCTCTCCAAAAGCATTCTTCGACTCTCGAGACACTTGAATGGCATTGAGAGCTCTGGTCCCAGGGCACAGAGAGCTCATCTGCTAAGTCACGATACCCTCACATGGCATTTCTCACCACGTAATAACTGATTACCTCACTGATTAACTAAGATCCAGCGCGATGCTGAGCCCCCAGGCAGGATGGGATATTTACGCAGTCTCCAATAGTTCATAGAAACTATTTACTCATCACaaaagggtggggggagaggagcCCCAACCTCCATGGAGGGTACAGACAATGTCAGTCCTCAGTCTCAGCTCTCTGGGGCCACTCTAGTCATAATCATGGGCAGCAGCTCGGTGAGGTTTGGTCTGCTGCTATGCACTGTGATGCTAAGTGCAGGCCCTCTAGACCTGAAGAGTACACAGGCAGACCCAAGGGACACCACGGgaccttgcccccaagttattggtgaataaagatgcccacAGCCAGTAGCTTGGCAGAAGAGAcatgggtggggtgggtagggttcCTGGGTTTGGGGTGTAAGAGAACCTCGAGGGGCTAGAAGAAGGTGACAGAAGGAGGAAGCCGCCATGGGTTGGGCAAGTCATGGAATAACAGCCATgtgggttggctaattggagttaagagcagcgcCGGCAAAACACGGCAAATTACGTAAAGGATTTCTGGCTGGGAAACAGATATAATTGACAGAGGATAGACActtgcccagctcttgtgctgactGAGGCTTATTGTAATATAaagattgtgtgtcttttacccAGGAACTAAATGGttaaaggcagggtagaaaccctggACTGGGAGCAAATTTTCCTACAATGGCAGCACCTGACATGAGCTTGGTTCTCCCCTAAGAATGAGCACCTGGGAAGAGCGCTTGGGCACCCTGTCTTCTCAGTTACGGTGCTACATTCCTATAACCCCAAATCTCAGTAGCTGAGGCTAGAGGACTGCCAATGTGCACTACACAGCGAGTTCCGGGCCAGCCTTGGCTCCACAGTAAGAGCCTATCTCGACAAACTAAGAGAAAACGAGGGAAGCCTTTGAAAGAACGTATCTGAGCGTTCCAGTGGGGCCTCTGGTGGCAGGGAGGCTGGCATCCAATGAGAGGCAGGAGACACAGCTCAGCCGCACTGGCCACCCCCACTGAAGCCTACAGCTTGCCTTTATGAAGTGGTGGTCTGCGCGTGGGATAGTTGAGTCCCTGGGCTTGGTCAGGATATACTGGTTGTTCTGGGAGTCGATAAGCATGCTGAGGCCCAGGCCGCCCTCCACTTCCCTCTTTGTGAGATTCTGTTTGGAActggcctcttcctcctccactctcAGAACGGCCTCAAAGTTGACGCCTTTGACCTATAACAATAGCCAATATTATACAGTTAGAATTAAATGCTTTCACATTAGCACGTGAAGAGTAGAGGCGGAAAGAGTaacagaaataaatgttttagtACTCTGTGACAAAAAGACCAGTAAAGCGAAGTCAGTTATCAGAGTCTGTGACCCTAGCTTGTGAGGGTAAGGCACAAAGATCCGAGTTTCAGACCTACCTGGCCTGCAGAGAGAATTGAGGTTAGCACAGGCAACTAACTGGGTAAGCGCCCATCCCAGAAGACAAGTGAAAAGAAGCAGGTAACcacaggggggtgggggggatgctgggaatgtgagcagagtcctcaGCAAGAGAAGCCTCAAGAGGGCAGCctctgctgggctcagagagtagcagcgagggatggagattgggagcttaAGCCGGGTGGAGACTTTTTGATGAAAAGTCccccgcagatgccatgtggcccgcTGGAGCCGGCAATAGCGTGGGACCATGCGTTTTGTTTTAACTATTTACCGCTACAGGTGGTATGCGCTTTTTCTGGCAATGTGCATAGCCCTGGGTTCAATATCCAGATcgggcaaacaaaacaaaccaacccaaTAGTATCCATTAGCCAGAATTAGGGGATTTTTCAACCAAAGAATTTAAGGGTAAAAGTATTAGGATCTACGGTACTTACAAACAACTGCTTTACCTGATCTATGATATATTCTTTCAAGTATTTTTTAGGAGCGCTTCTCCAATCCCAGAACTGATGGGTTGGGCTCCCTGTTCCTGTTTCTATTCTCCCCGCACATGCCTACCCTCGGTCTGATTTGTCTTTACTCCGTAACTGTCTCTAGTCCGCCCAAGACCCacaattcttggcatcagtagGGATTCCCCCTTATGATCTCAGCATAGCAAAGATGAAGTCTGAATCCTATTTCTGCTCTAAGCCCGTCTTTTGCAAAATTTAAGCTAAGCTCTGAAACCCAACCACCTAAACTTCCTGAAATGGGAACCAGGCCGCTCATGTAGAAGCGGCTGTGGCTGTCAGAGGAGAAAGCAGAGCTGGACGGtggcgtacacctttaatcccagcagtaggAGGGCAGGGCCGGCTGGTTCTCtcagtgccagcctggtctacagagcaagtcctaggacgaccagggctacacagagaaaccccatctcaaaacactaaagagagagagagaaagagtggccACTCATTTCTGAAGACACACCGTATAAATGTCATTGTGGCACGGAAGTGTTTCAGCCTCTCTGCATTCTCAGcctcactgagacacacacacacacacacacacacaaatcttgtGCACGCCAGGGCCCATGTGGCTTAACCGGTGGACTCCGGAGCTCTTACTGATTTGTTGTCGTCGAAGGCATGCTCCTCAATCTCCTCCTCCAAGCGGTCTGCGGCTTTCCTCACGTCCTCCAGAATCTCGTCAAGCATGGATAGGCTCTTGTTTTGATGCTGCATATTTTTAAGGGCTTCCACTTGGTGTTTTTCCGCGGCAAGAAGTTCCACGTACTCTGTCTCTTCCTGTGGATTTGTGAAAAGCGAAGATTTAGTAAGATTACACCAAGATGTGACACACTCAAATCCACGAAGGCTCCTCGGGACTAGACCTAGGAGTTTCCTAGTCAATGGGCCTAGGACAGGTGCAATTCTAACTCTACCCAACAGAGGGAGTAGAGCATCCTGAGCTGCTCAAACAGGCTGAGTTAGGCAAAGTGTATAGGGCGATCGACAAGGAAACACACCAAAGAAGAGAGCATCCTACTGTGAACAGGCCTGCTCACCACCCATGGAGGTCCAATGCTAACACAAAACCACATGCGGGGCACAGTGATACCCCAGGGCACTGTGCTGCCCTGCGTGAGGCAcgtatactttttttaaaaaaaagatttatttattatataaatcactgttttcagacacaccagaagagggcatcagatctcattacaaatggttatgaatcaccatgtgggtgctgggatttgaactcaggacctctggaagggcagtcagtcttaacctctgagccatctctccagcctccaacgCATGTGTACTTGTGGACGCTCAGTTGCTTTCTGAGTTTACAGGTAGAGTCCAGTCGAATCCTACTCAGTGCGAGTTGAGCACTAGGAGTCACATGACATGCATAGGCCCCTCCTGGACGCAATGATGGCGCAAACCCTCCAgccaccccaccccaactcccatCTCCTGACAGATCCCTAGAGGGCAGGTTCTTCCACCCCAGACTGGTGGCTGACCTTAATGGCTGCCTCCCTCAAAGCCTCCAGCCGCTGCTTGCTGCTCTCTTTCATGTTGACCACATCCCTGTAATCACCCTGCAGGGCTCTCTGTAGTCCGTAGATGGCCTGGAAGACTGAATTTTCACTTTCATTCAGCTCCTTCTGGAAAATCTCAAACGTGTGCACCTGGAAGAGCTTCTCCTCGCCCGAAAGGCTGGCATCCTTCTCCACGGCCCTGATGGCGTTCTTAAGTTTGTTGAGAACCACATTCTTCTGTCGTAGGAGCCCCGTGAGCCTCCTGCAGCTGTCCAaggcccactgcctcctttgAGTGGCAGTGGCGCCCTTCCCACGGTGCAGCTTGATGGCGTGCTTGGCCACCTCCTCGTGCTCCGCAGCGCTGGCTATCAGGTGGAAGAAGGGAAGCAGCAGGCAGAGGAGACTCGGGTCCAGCGCCTTCATGGTCCAAGGATGAGGGGCGGAAGCAGAGACTTCCGCTGCGTCCAGCTTGCATTTTACACACACATTTTCAGCTGAAAACAAATCGGACATTGCATCAACGTCTGAACCCACCCTATCCAGATTGCAACCAAATACTGAGTGTTAAGCGCTGTAAGTGGAAAGCGAAAAGGTTTCATCTGACTTCGTGGACACTTTTAAAGGTTTAGCATAGCCCCTCCAGGCACAACGTCACATGACTGCAAACCCAGCACTTCAGAGAGGGAAAGAGCATGACTGGATTGGGAATCcagggccagcctaggctacctaACGTCTCGTCTCGAAAGAACCCAACAGGTAAGTCAGTAAGCAAATCACACATAGCTTCACAAACCGCCCGTGTGTGAAAGAAAAAGCCATTCTATCTAAGAGGAGCCCATGtcaaaagtagaagaaagaaatcaatttcCCCATCACACCAGaagcccctgcctcctgagatgCTGGGGGTGTGCTCTGCCATTCTGCTTGCTTTCCAAATCCTTTTGGAGTATTGCTGATTTTCCAAAATGAAGCAAGACACGAGGACTGCAAACATTCACAAGAGTCTGACCACTCTAGGACCTGATCAAACTTGTTTCCATCACTGAAATTCAGGCCCGTTCTCTTTCCCTTCGCAGAGAGACGGAACATAAACATATGGGTGTTtggcaagagagcagagagaacctGGTTCCTGAAGTCTCGTTTGGGGCGTGAGGAAGGTCTCGGTGCCAGCTACAGCTGAGGTGACGAGAAGACACTGGCCGGGGCAGGGGAGAGAACTGTTTTAGGAGCCAGTAGATGCAGTGctcagaaactgaggaagattgATGCAGGAGGCTGGAAAACAGgctgaagaagaaacaaagggaGTTACACTCTAGGAGTTACCCATGGAATCAGCTGCACATGGAAGCCCTGGTCACAAGGAGTTATgcccacaaagaaaacaaaatataccaTCTTTATAAAATCTGCAGCTTGTGGATACATTCCATCTAATCGCTTAATGGAGCCTCAAACTGACTGTCCTGCCTGTATGACGTCCTTCACCCCAAACATGCCAGCATTCATCTCCCTGGAAACCTGCcccctaaaacacacacacacatacacacacacacacacacacacacacatacatacacacacatacacacacatacacacacatatacacacacacaccagacacacacacacacacaccacacactcacacaccacacacacacacacatacaaacacacacatacaccacgcaccacacacacatacacacatacacacacacaccacatacatacatacatacacacacatacacacacatatacacacacacacaccacacacacacacacaccacagacacacatacaaacacacacatacagcacgcaccacacacacatacacacacaacacacacatacataatagacacatacacacaacacacatacacacacacaacacacacacttctctgctAACTCAAATGACAATGTGGGCTAGCTGTAGCAAACATAAAAGGTGGCATTTCTAAAGACTCTTAACTGTACACAGCAGAGGAGGCAAGTATTCTGATAAATCAGGAAGGGAGAGCCAATGGAGATGATAAATCAGGAAGGGAGAGCCAATGGAGATGATAAATCAGGAAGGGAGAGCCAATGGAGACAGGCTGACAAAACCAAACATGAGAACTTTGGAtttatgagttccaggataactagggcaacacacaggaaatcctttcctttctctctctctttttcttttctttctttctttctttttttttttcttgagacaggttccagagtctctctgtgtaactctggctgtcttaattctcactctgtagaccaggttagcctcaaactcagagatcctcctgcctctgcctctgaagtgctgggattaaaggtgtgtaatgCGATGCCtagctttctcttctttctttcttttctctgtttctttgtttcttttttttttttgaagagagtCAGActccagtgtatgtgtgtgtgtgtatgtgtgtgtgtggtgtgtgtggtgtgtgtgtgtgtgtgtgtgtctggtgtgtgtgtgtatatgtgtgtgtatgtgtgtgtatgtgtgtgtatgtgtgtgtatgtgtgtgtatgtgtgtgtgtgtgtgtgtgtgtgtgtgtgtgtgtatgtgtgtgtgtgttttaggggGCAGGTTTCCAGGGAGATGAATGCTGGCATGTTTGGGGTGAAGGACGTCATACAGGCAGGACAGTCAGTTTGAGGCTACTTTTCATTTGGGGCAGCAGCATCAACACTTCCAGCATAAGGATCTCATCATTTTCCAGGCACGGTGATTCAGTCTTATAATCTCAGCCATGAGTTcattaagaataaaaaaatctcaatatTCGTTTTTGAAACACTATGTTTACTACATAAGCTAGGTTACTTTCAAACatatgattctcctgc
Coding sequences within it:
- the Tmco3 gene encoding transmembrane and coiled-coil domain-containing protein 3 isoform X2 — encoded protein: MKALDPSLLCLLLPFFHLIASAAEHEEVAKHAIKLHRGKGATATQRRQWALDSCRRLTGLLRQKNVVLNKLKNAIRAVEKDASLSGEEKLFQVHTFEIFQKELNESENSVFQAIYGLQRALQGDYRDVVNMKESSKQRLEALREAAIKEETEYVELLAAEKHQVEALKNMQHQNKSLSMLDEILEDVRKAADRLEEEIEEHAFDDNKSVKGVNFEAVLRVEEEEASSKQNLTKREVEGGLGLSMLIDSQNNQYILTKPRDSTIPRADHHFIKDIVTIGMLSLPCGWLCTTIGLPTMFGYIICGVLLGPSGLNSIKSIVQVETLGEFGVFFTLFLVGLEFSPEKLRKVWRISLQGPCYMTLLMIAFGLWWGHLLRIRPTQSVFISTCLSLSSTPLVSRFLVGSARGDKEGDLDYSTVLLGMLVMQDVQLGLFIAVMPTLIQASASTSSSVVMEVLRILFLIGQILFSLAAVFLLCLVMKTYLIGPYYRKLHLESKGNKEILILGVSAFTFLMLTVTELLDVSMELGCFLAGALVSSQGHIVTEEIMGYIEPIRDFLAIIFFASIESEAKTYSKRGKMGREKKDKSDAVACQLSSVRRASCVPHLCDLRADRAGIPHPVRGHHEVCVGSAGLVSHPAKEQPVHQVDCVCWTGTSQRVLLCPGEPSTESRHHLKRGVPPHPECDHT
- the Tmco3 gene encoding transmembrane and coiled-coil domain-containing protein 3 isoform X5; amino-acid sequence: MKALDPSLLCLLLPFFHLIASAAEHEEVAKHAIKLHRGKGATATQRRQWALDSCRRLTGLLRQKNVVLNKLKNAIRAVEKDASLSGEEKLFQVHTFEIFQKELNESENSVFQAIYGLQRALQGDYRDVVNMKESSKQRLEALREAAIKEETEYVELLAAEKHQVEALKNMQHQNKSLSMLDEILEDVRKAADRLEEEIEEHAFDDNKSVKGVNFEAVLRVEEEEASSKQNLTKREVEGGLGLSMLIDSQNNQYILTKPRDSTIPRADHHFIKDIVTIGMLSLPCGWLCTTIGLPTMFGYIICGVLLGPSGLNSIKSIVQVETLGEFGVFFTLFLVGLEFSPEKLRKVWRISLQGPCYMTLLMIAFGLWWGHLLRIRPTQSVFISTCLSLSSTPLVSRFLVGSARGDKEGSR
- the Tmco3 gene encoding transmembrane and coiled-coil domain-containing protein 3 isoform X6, producing the protein MKALDPSLLCLLLPFFHLIASAAEHEEVAKHAIKLHRGKGATATQRRQWALDSCRRLTGLLRQKNVVLNKLKNAIRAVEKDASLSGEEKLFQVHTFEIFQKELNESENSVFQAIYGLQRALQGDYRDVVNMKESSKQRLEALREAAIKEETEYVELLAAEKHQVEALKNMQHQNKSLSMLDEILEDVRKAADRLEEEIEEHAFDDNKSVKGVNFEAVLRVEEEEASSKQNLTKREVEGGLGLSMLIDSQNNQYILTKPRDSTIPRADHHFIKDIVTIGMLSLPCGWLCTTIGLPTMFGYIICGVLLGPSGLNSIKSIVQVETLGEFGVFFTLFLVGLEFSPEKLRKVWRISLQGPCYMTLLMIAFGLWWGHLLRIRPTQSVFISTCLSLSSTPLVSRFLVGSARGDKEGR